The sequence below is a genomic window from Ciceribacter thiooxidans.
GATCCGATCACGGTCTATCTCGAAGCGCTCTATAGTGAGATCGCCCGAGTCGGGGGACTTGTCGACCGAGATGCGAAGGTGAGCGCGGTGCATTTCGGCGGCGGTTCGCCGACCATGCTGAAGCCCGAGGACATGATCGCCCTCATGGCGGCGCTGCGCGAACACTTCGCCTTCCGCGACGATGCAGAGATCAGCGTCGAGATGGACCCGAACGATCTCGACGACGCCCGCTACGACGCGCTCGCGGCGATCGGCATGACACGCGCGAGCCTCGGCGTTCAGGATTTCAATCCGGACGTGCAGAAGGCGATCAACCGTATCCAGACCTTCGAGCACACCAAAGGCGTGGTCGAGGCGGTCAGGGCGCGGGGCGTGCACTCCGTCAACTGCGACATTCTCTATGGCCTGCCGTACCAGACGCTGGAGACGCTGGAAGCCACGGTCCGCGATATTCTCTCGCTGGCGCCCGATCGCATCGCGCTGTTCGGCTATGCCCATGTGCCGTGGATGAAGAAGCACCAGACGATGATTCCGGAAGAAGCGCTTCCCGGCGTCGAGATGCGCTTCCGCCAGATGAACCGCGCCGCAGAGATGCTGGTTGAAGCCGGCTATGAGGCGATCGGCATCGACCATTTCGCCAGGCCCGGCGACAAGCTCGCGATCGCGAGCCGCGAGGGGCGGCTCCACCGCAACTTCCAGGGCTATACCGACGATGCGGCCGATGCGCTGATCGGCCTCGGCGCGTCTTCGATCGGGCAGTTGCCCGAAGGCTACGTGCAGAACATGCCGGCGACCGGCGAGTACCAGAAGATGGCGCAGGCGCAGGGGCTGACAGTCGTTCGCGGCATCGAACTTGCCGACGACGACCGGATGCGCGCCAAGGTCATCGAGGATCTGATGTGCCGCTTTTCCTTCTCCTTCGCCGACTTGCGGAACCGATTCCCCGGGATTGCCGAGAGCGTGATCGCCGAGGCCCGGCAGTATGTCGCAAGCAACGCTGACGGAGTCTGCGAGATCGTCGCCGACCAGTTTCGCATCACCGAAACCGGCAAGCCGTTCACGCGCAGCATCGCGGCGGTCTTCGACAGTTACCTCTCGACCGGCAAGGGCCGTCATTCGATTGCTGTTTGAGCAACACTGCAACGGCAAATTTTCCTGCCGGTGAAACAGGGCATTGGCTTTTCGACGAGTTTTCCCTATGTGGAACTCGGATTTAAGACATATGAGGTAATTGGCGTGAGCGCTACATTCGACAAAGTTGCCGACATCATCGCTGAAACGAGCGAGATCGATCGCGAAACCATTACGCCCGAAAGCCATACGATCGACGATCTCGGCATCGATAGCCTGGACTTCCTCGACATCGTCTTTGCGATCGACAAGGAATTCGGCATCAAGATCCCGCTCGAACAGTGGACGCAGGAAGTCAACGAGGGCAAGGTTTCCACCGAGGAATACTTCGTTCTCAAGAATCTCTGCGCGAAGATCGACGAACTGCGCGCCGCCAAGGGCTGATCGGCCCGGCGGACGACGTACGATGCTGCTCGAATACTTCCAGATGATCGACACGGTGGAGGCGGTGAGCCTTCGCGACGGCACGCTCCGGGCACGCTCGGTCGTGCCGGAGAAGAGCCCCGTGTTCGAAGGTCACTTTCCCGGAATGCCGCTCGTACCCGGTGTGCTGCTGATCGAGACGATGGCGCAGGCCTCGGGTTTCCTCGTGCTCGCCGTCAGCGGCTTTTCGGCGATGCCCTTCCTGATGTCGGTCGACGGCGCGAAGATGCGCAGTTTCGTCGAGCCCGGCGCCGTGCTGGACATCGAAGCCAAGCTCGAACACGACGGATCGGGTTTTGCCGTCACCAAGGCCAGGATCGCATCGGGCGGCAAGAAGATCTGCGATGCCCAGCTCAAGCTGCGCACCGTGCCGTTCAGCGAGGTGCCGCTCGCCGAGATCGTCCGTAACCGCGCGGAAGAGGTCGGGCTGATGGCGGCCCTCGAAGCGGACGGCGCCGCCTGAGCGGCAGACCGCCCTTGCGGTTTCCCTGACAAGCCATGTCGTCAGGCGAAAGCTATTGCCAGCGCCGCCGCGCAGGGCGTAGGGATGCGCCGGATGGAACGCCGGTCGAAGAATTGCCGGCCGAAGGATAGAGAATGAGCAAGAAGCCGAACGACGTGGTGATCACCGGTATTGGCATCGTCACCTGCCATGGAACCGGCAAGGAGCCGCATATCGCCCTGCTGTCCGCCCCGGCTGCGCCGGCGCCGGCGGTGGAGACGGAAAAACTCAAGCCGTACCCGATCCACTGCCTGCCGGAGATCGACTGGTCGACGCAGATCCCCAAGCGTGGCGACCAGCGCCAGATGGAGAACTGGCAGCGGCTCGGTGTCTATGCGGCGGGGCTTGCGCTCGATGACGCCGGCCTCAAGGACAATGCCGAACTCTGCGGAACGATGGACCTGATCGTCGCTGCCGGCGGCGGCGAGCGCGACGTCAACGTCGATACGCTGATCGTCAACGAAGCCCTGCGCCGCAACGATCGCGACAGGCTGCTCGTCGAGAAACTGACGACCGAGCTTCGCCCGACGCTGTTTCTGGCGCAACTTTCCAACCTCATGGCCGGCAATATTTCGATCGTGCACAAGGTCACCGGTTCCTCCCGCACCTTCATGGGCGAGGAGTCGGCCGGCATTTCGGCGATCGAGACGGCGTTCGCCCGGTTGCGTTGCGGCCAGTCGACCCACACGCTCGTCGGCGGCGCCTTTATCGGTGAGCGCCCGGATATCCTGCTGCTTGTCGAAGGTATCCATGCCCATGCGACCGGCGAATGGCGGCCCCTGTGGTCGCGTTCGGAGGATGCAGGCGGCGGCATGATGCTCGGATCGGTCGGCGCCTTCCTCGTGCTCGAAAGCCGGGAACATGCCGAGGCGCGGGGCGCCCATGTCTACGCGGTCCTCGACGCCGTCGAGGGCGATCGCGGCGGCCGCGATGGTGACCGGTTCGAAGCCCGGGTGGAGCGTTTGCTCTCCGGTCTGGGGGACGCGACATCCGACACGGTCGTCTTTTCCGGTTCGAGCGGCCTGCACGACCTGGCACGCCGCGAGAAGGCAGTGCTCGACCGTCGCTTTCCTGCCGCGCCCGTACGCGGCTATGGCGGCAGCACGGGTCACGGCATGGAGGCACAGTTCCCGCTCGGTCTTGCGCTTGCCGCCCTTGCTCTCGACAGCCATGCGAAAGTGCCGCCCTTCGATCCTGCCCATGAAGGGGCGATGGCCATGCCCGCCCGCCATGCCGTCGTGACGACGGTGGGCTATGTCCACGGCGAGGGCGTCGCCCTCGTCTCGGCCGACGCGTGAGGAGGAACGGATCCATGACCGACAATCGCTTCAAGGATCATCTCGGACGGCCGATCGTCGTCGTCACCGGTATGGGCGTGATTACCTCGCTCGGACAAGGGCTCGAGGACAACTGGAATGCGCTCACCGCCGGCAAGTCCGGCATCCATGCGATCAAACGCTTCCCGACCGAAGGCATGCCGACACGCATCGGCGGTACCGTCGATTTCATCGAGGTGCCGGCAGCCAACGCCGTCGAGCGCTCCTATGCGTTCGCTCGGGAAACCACCATCGAGGCGCTCGGCCAGGCCGGCCTCTCGGGCGATTTCAACGGTCCGCTCTTCCTCGCCGCACCGCCTGTCGAACCGGAATGGTCCGATCGCTTCGCGCTCGCCGAGCGTGCTCCGCCACCGGACCACGACGGTGACGTTTACGAGCGTTTTCTCACCGCAATGCGCGCGAAGCCGGATCCGGTCTTCCTCGAGGCGGTCCAGTTCGGCTCGATCTCGGAACGGCTTGCCGACCGCTTCGGCACGCGTGGCCTGCCGGTCACGCTCTCGACCGCCTGTGCGTCGGGCGCGACGGCCATCCAGCTCGGCGTCGAGGCCATCCGCCAGGGCCGTACCGAGCGCGCGCTGACGGTCGCGACCGACGGTTCCATCAGCGTCGAGGCGGTGATTCGCTTCTCGCTGCTGTCTGCGCTCTCGACCCAGAACGATGCGCCGGAAAAGGCGTCGAAGCCCTTCAGCAAGGATCGCGACGGTTTCGTGATCGCCGAGGGCGCGGCGACGCTCGTCCTCGAATCGATGGAATCGGCCGTGGCTCGCGGGGCGAAGATCCTCGGCGTGATGAAGGGATGCGGGGAGAAGGCCGACCATTTCCACCGCACGCGCTCCTCTCCGGACGGCGGCCCGGCGATCGCGACGATGCGCGCGGCGCTTGCCGATGCGGGGATCGGCGAGGCTGACATCGACTATGTCAATGCCCACGGAACCTCGACGCCGGAAAACGACAAGATGGAATACGGTGCGATGCTCGCCGTCTTCGGTGAGCGGCTGAAGCAGATTCCGGTGTCATCGAACAAGTCGATGATCGGCCACACGCTGACGGCGGCCGGCGCAGTCGAGGCAGTCTTCTCCTTCCAGACGATGCTGACCGGCACGATTCCGCCAACCATCAACTACGTCAATCCCGATCCGACGATGGAGCTCGACGTGGTTCCCAACGTCAAGCGCACAGCTGATGTTTCCGCAGTGTTGTCGAATTCGTTCGGCTTCGGCGGCCAGAACGCCAGCCTTGTCATGATGCGTGAACCGGCTTAATCGGAACGCCACGAGAAACAGTGTATCGGAACGCCGAAGGGCGAAGGACGGGATTCATGCGCGCATTGCAGCTGGTCGACGACCGCAAGCTCGAAATTGTCGATCTGCCGGAGCCGGAGGCGCCGGGGCCGGGCGAGGTGACGCTGCGGGTCAAGGCCGTCGCGCTCAATCATATCGACGTCTGGGGCTGGCGCGGCATGGCGTTTGCCAAGCGCAAGATGCCGCTGACGATCGGCGCGGAGGCTTCCGGGGTCGTCGAGGCGATCGGACCGGGCGTCGGCAACATCCTGCCGGACCAGCTTGCCGCCGTCTACGGCGCGCGCACCTGCGGCCTCTGCAAGCCATGCCGCGAAGGTCGTGACAATCTCTGCGAACATGTGGGCGGCGTGCATGGCTTCCATCTGGACGGCTTTGCCCAGGAGAAGATCAACCTGCCGGCCCGGCTACTGGTTCCGGCACCGCCCGGCGTCGACGCGGTCGGCGCGGCGCTCGCGCCGGTGACCTTCGGCACCGTCGAGCACATGCTCTTCGACAACGCGAAGCTCGAACCGGGTGAAACCATTCTCGTCCATGCCGGCGGCTCGGGTATCGGCTCGGCGGCGATCCAGCTCGCTAAGAAGATCGGCTGCACGGTCATCACCACGGTGGGTTCGGACGACAAGATCGAGCCGGCAAAGGCGCTCGGCGCCGATCACGTCATTAACTATCGCACCGACCGCTTCGAAGGAGTCGTGCGCAAGCTGACCAAGAAGAAGGGCGTCGACGTCGTCTTCGAACATGTCGGCAAGGACACCTGGGCCGGCTCGATGCTGTGCCTGAAGCGTGGCGGCCGGCTGGTCACCTGCGGCTCGACCTCGGGGGTCTCGACCGACATGAACCTGATGATGCTCTTCCAGCAGCAGCTGAAATTGCTCGGTTCCTTCGGATGCCGCATGGAGAATATGGCCAATGCCATGCAGAAGATGGCCCGCGGCATCGTTCATCCGGTGATCGATACCGAGGTGCACCTGGAGGACATCGACATGGCGCTGACCCGCATGGAGACCCGTCAGGTGTTCGGGAAGATCATCCTCAGGATGGACTGACGCATTGAAGCTCTTCGTCACCCGCATCGTCCTTGCCTTGCGCCACTTCCAGCAGTGGCTGGTGGCGCAGCTCGCCTTCGGGTTCCTGACGGTGCTCAAGATTCTTCCTGCAGATCCGGCGATCAACTTCGCCGACTGGCTGATGCGCAAGGTGGGGCCGCGGACACGTCGCCACGGCCTCATGCTGACGAACCTGCGCAATGCCTTTCCGGAGAAGTCAGAAGCCGAGCGGGAAGAAATCGCCGTCGCGAGCTGGGGGCACATGGGCCGGCTCGCCGCCGAATATGTCTTCCTCGACCAGCTCTTCGATTTCGATCCGGAAAGGCAGGGCGAGGGGAGAATCGAGGTGAGCGGCATTCCGCTCTTCCTGGAGCTGCGCGACCATCCGCGTCCCTTCATCGTCTTCACCGCGCATACGGCGAATTTCGAGCTGCTGCCGGTCGCAGGTGCCGCCTTCGGCCTCTATGTCAGCGTGCTCTTCCGGCCGCCGAACAATCCCTATATCGCCGAGAAGGTCTTCGACTTCCGCAAGAAGCGGATGGGCAAGCTGGTGCCGTCCCATGCCGGATCGTCCTTCGCACTCGCGCGCCAGCTCGAAGCCGGTGGCGGGGTTGGTGTGCTGGTCGACCAGAAGTTCAAGAAGGGCGTCACCACGAGCTTCTTCGGCAGGCCGGTGAAGACCAATCCGCTGCTCGCCAAGCTTGCACGGCAGTTCGATTGCGACGTCTATCCCGCCCGCTGCATCCGGCTCCCCGGCAACCGTTTTCGTCTCGAAATCGAACCGAAGGTCGATCTGCCGCGTACTGCCACGGGTCAGCTCGACGTCACCGCGACGGCCCAGCTCCTGAACGACAAGGTCGAATCGTGGGTGCGGGAATACCCTGAACAGTGGCTCTGGTATCACGATCGCTGGAATATCAAGCAAAGCCTCGATCTGGGGTGACGAGCCCCGCATGTGTCTCATCCGGTTTCCGCCGGGATGGAGCGCTCCTTACCTGTGCAGAGCGAGATTTACCCCTAAACTTGAGCTGTTGAGTCAGTCGGTTATTCATGTTACCCGACTCCTGATCGCATGATGGGAAATCTGTTCCGAATGCGACACCTTCGCGCGGCCTCACCCGCCGATGCCGGACCAGTGTGGAGTGCTCCCCGATGCCCGAAGCGACACGGAAAGACAGTCTGGACGCCCTCTTCGAGGCCGTCGCCTTGAAGAGCATGCAGCTTCGGCAAGCGGTCCGCGTCGGCGACGACCGTCTCGTTCGCCTGCTCGACCGGGAACTCGATCCCTTGGTCGCGGCGGTGCTGGACTACCGTGCGTCCGACCTCCGGGAAATACACCAGCAACTCCGTTTCGTCAGCGATCTCATCCGCGAGGATGCGGACGATCGGTCCTGCGTGACGCGCCACGCCGGCGTCCTTTCAGACCTTCTCGACCGTTATTTCGGCGAGGAGGAAGAGCGATCGGCGACGGGGGCATCGGCCCCTCAAGAGCGACGGCGCTGGACGGCGACGACGACCTCTTCAACGAGTCGATTCTCAACACGCTGTCGGAGCAGGTTGCTGTCGTGACCACCGACTACCGCTATCTCTATGCCAATCCTGCCCACGCCTCGACGTTGAAGCGCCGGCAGATCGAGATCGTCGGCCGACACGTCGCGGAATTCATGCCCGGCAGCCATTTCGAGGATTTTACCCGTACGCGGCTCGACCGCTGCTTTGCCGGGGAGATGTTGAGCTTCAACTTCTCCTATCGTCCGTGGGGACGGGACGGGTCGGCGTGCTGTACGATGACGCCGTTTGCCGGCAATGACGGCCGCGTGGTCGGCGCGGTGGTGCTCATTCGGCGGAAACAGGAAACCTGCCGGAAGATCGCGGCCTAAGTCGGGCGCGGGCCGGCGGTACCGTTGGGTTCACTGTCGGCCTTGAGGTGTCGCGTTCGGCGGCAATTGCGTCAGCAGGCAGTCACGCTCGAAAGCGATGTGCCGGCGCATGCCTTCGAAGAAGCCGCGCAACATATATCCGACGGCCTCCATGTTGACGACATCGCCCATGCCGAGCTTCAGCAAGGCATCCGTCAGTTCCTCGGCGAAGCATTCGTCCTCGCAGTGCTCGAACTTCAGCCGTTCGATCGTTTCGCGAAGCTGCGGGCCGCGCTCGGACTCGATCCAGGGGAACAATACAGCCTCTTCGTATTCGTGGATGTCGTGGACGAGGGGGCCGAGCATCTTGGCGGCGTAGAGGCATTTCTGGCGGTCGACGCTGGAGGGGAGCGAATCGGCAATCGCCTCGAGCTCGTTGCAGAGCGCGAGTTGCTCGTCATGCGCCCTGCGCAGCCACGCAATCGTCCGCTGATTGTCGTTGAGTGCTGCGGACGGAACAGGCGAGCCCGGTGTGGTCTCTGATCCCGTTCCGTTGGTTTTTGCTTTCATGACCGTCATCTCCGGTACCTCGGCCGCGCAATCGGGGTCGCAAAGCCTCACATTCCCCGCGACCGCGAGGTCCGAGCGGGCCATTTCCGCCTCCCGAACGGCCGTGCGGCATCATTTCGGGGTAGCTGCGACAATAATCACTTTTCCCTTAACGGCCGTTTTCCTGCATTGATTTAAATCAAGGTGCCTTGAGGCACTCGATGTCAATTCTGCACACAGCGCAGGAGGATTCTCCGCCCTATCGGGGTCCTTCTGCGGTTGATCAGCAAGCCGTTGGGGGTTCCAACAATGAATTACACACTAGAAACTATGGTGATGGCGGTCCTCGCCTTCGCTGCGCTGCTCGGGGTGGCTTTCGCCCAGGACAGCCTGTTCGCTGTCCACATGACGGTCGCCTTTATCGTGCTGCTCGGCGGTACGGTCGTCATGCTGCGCCAGATGAAGTTCGCGCCTGCGAACGCAAAGTCGGCTGCGCAGGTAAAATCCGAATATTTCGATGAGGTCGTGAAATACGGCGTCATCGCGACCGTCTTCTGGGGCGTCGTCGGCTTTCTCGTCGGCGTCGTCGTCGCCCTGCAGCTCGCATTTCCGGACCTGAACATTGAACCTTGGTTCAATTTCGGCCGCATGCGTCCGCTGCATACGTCGGCGGTCATCTTCGCCTTCGGCGGCAACGCTCTGATCGCAAGCTCCTTCTATGTCGTCCAGCGCACCTCGCGCCAGCGTCTCTTCGGCGGCTCGCTCGGCTGGTTCGTGTTCTGGGGGTACCAGCTCTTCATCGTGATGGCCGCGACCGGCTATCTGCTCGGAATCACCGAGGGGCGTGAATACGCAGAACCGGAATGGTACGTCGACCTCTGGCTCACCGTCGTCTGGGTTGCCTATCTGCTGGCATTCCTCGGCACGATCATGACCCGCAAGGAATCGCACATCTACGTCGCGAACTGGTTCTACCTTTCGTTCATCGTCACGATCGCGATGTTGCACATCGTCAACAACCTCTCGGTTCCGGTCTCCTTCCTCGGGGTCAAGAGCTACTCGGCCTTCTCTGGTGTTCAGGATGCGCTGACGCAGTGGTGGTACGGCCATAACGCGGTCGGCTTCTTCCTGACCGCCGGCTTCCTCGGCATGATGTACTACTTCGTTCCGAAGCAGGCCGGTCGCCCGGTCTATTCGTACCGCCTGTCGATCATCCACTTCTGGGCTCTGATCTTCCTCTACATCTGGGCCGGCCCGCACCACCTGCACTACACGGCCCTGCCGGACTGGGCGCAGACACTCGGCATGGTGTTCTCGATCATGCTGTGGATGCCCTCCTGGGGCGGCATGATCAACGGTCTGATGACGCTCTCGGGCGCCTGGGACAAGATCCGTACCGACCCGATCATCCGCATGATGGTCATCGCCGTCGCCTTCTACGGCATGTCGACCTTCGAAGGTCCGATGATGTCGATCAAGGCAGTCAACTCGCTCAGCCACTATACCGACTGGACCATCGGTCACGTTCACTCGGGCGCTCTCGGCTGGGTCGGCATGATCTCCTTCGGCATGGTCTATTACCTGACGCCGAAGCTGTGGAACCGCAACCGCCTGTACTCGCTGCGGCTCGTCAACTGGCACTTCTGGCTGGCCACGCTCGGCATCGTTCTCTATGCCGCCGTTATGTGGGTTGCCGGTATCCAGCAGGGCCTGATGTGGCGCGAATATGACGCACAGGGCTTCCTGGTCTACTCGTTCGCCGAGTCGGTCGCCGCCATGTTCCCCTACTACGTCCTGCGTGCCGTCGGCGGTGCGATGTACCTCACCGGCGGTATCATCATGGCCTACAACGTCCTGATGACCATCCGCGGTTACGAAAGGCAGGAAGCACCGATCCCCGGTTCGGTCGTCCCCGCCGCCGTCCAGCCGGCTGAATAAGAAGGAAGGCTCTCATGTCCATTCTTGATAAACACCAAATCCTCGAGAAGAACGCGAGCCTTCTCCTTGTCGGATCGCTGCTGGTCGTGACCGTCGGGGGTATCGTCGAAATCGTTCCGCTCTTCTACCTCGAGAACACCATCGAAAAGGTAGAGGGAATGCGGCCGTACTCGCCGCTCGAACTCGCCGGTCGCGACATCTACATCCGTGAAGGCTGCTATGTCTGTCACAGCCAGATGATCCGTCCGTTCCGCGACGAAGTGGAGCGCTACGGTCACTACTCGCTGGCGGCGGAGTCGATGTACGACCATCCGTTCCAGTGGGGATCGAAGCGCACCGGGCCGGACCTAGCGCGCGTCGGCGACCGCTATTCGAACGAATGGCATGTTCAGCACCTGACCGAGCCCCGGGACGTCGTTCCGGAATCGGTCATGCCGAGCTACTCGTTCCTGAAGACGACGCCGCTCAAGGTCGCGAACGTTTCCGCGCACCTCGAGACCAATAAGATCGTGGGCGTCCCCTATACGGACGACATGATTGCGAATGCGGAAGCGGATCTCGCCGCGCAGGCCGATCCGAATGCAGACACCTCGGGACTGCTGGCGCGCTATCCCAAGGCCAAGGTGGGTGATTTCGACGGCGATCCGGCGAAGCTGACGGAGATGGATGCACTCGTTGCCTATCTCCAGATGCTCGGCACGCTGGTGGACTTCACCACCTATGACGACGCGACCGGATATCGTTGAGGAGGGGCACATGGAAACCTACACGGCCATGCGCCACTTCGCCGACAGTTGGGGCCTGCTTGGCATGACCCTGTTCTTCGTCGGTGTGATCCTCTTCACCTTCCGGCCCGGCGGCAAGAAAGTTGCCGACGAGATCGCGCGCATCCCTCTCAAGGAGGACTAAGAGATGTCTGAGAAACATATTGACGAAATCAGTGGCGTCGAAACCACTGGCCATGAGTGGGACGGCATTCGCGAGCTCAACAACCCGCTGCCGCGCTGGTGGGTCTGGTTCTTCTACGCGACCATCGTATGGGCGATCGGCTACACCATCGCCTATCCGGCGTGGCCGCTCCTGAAGGAAAACACCAAGGGCATGCTGAACTACACCAACCGTGCGGCGCTGACCCAGGAATTGACGGCGGCGAAGGCGGCACAGGCGGTCTATCTCGACAAGATCGCCGCCTTGCCGCTCGACCAGATCGTCGCCGACAAGGAACTGGCACAGTTTGCCATGTCCGGTGGTGCCGCAGCCTTCAAGGTCAACTGCGCGCCGTGCCACGGCTCGGGTGCGGCCGGTTCGCCGGGCTATCCGAACCTCAACGACAACGACTGGCTGTGGGGTGGCGATCTGGAGACGATCCAGACGACGCTCACCCACGGCATCCGCTATGATGCGGACGCCGATACCCGCGTGTCGCAGATGCCGGCTTTTGGCGAGATCCTGCAGCCGGAGCAGATCCAGCAGGTTGCCGCCTATGTCTGGAGCCTGACGAACACGCCGTCGGACCCGGCGCTCGTCGAAGCCGGCAAGCAGGTCTTTGCGGAGAACTGCGTCGCCTGCCATGGCGAGGATGCCAAGGGCATGCGCGAACTCGGTGCTCCGAACCTGACCGACGCGATCTGGCTGCGCGTGCAGGGCGAGCAAGGGATCGCCCAGCAGGTCGCGCAGCCGAAGCACGGTGTGATGCCCGCCTGGGGCGCTCGCCTCGGCGAGACCACCGTCAAGGAACTTGCCGTCTACGTCCATTCGCTGGGCGGCGGCGAGTAAGCAGAGCCTGCCGGCGGCCGGAAACGGCCGCCGGACCACGAGAATGCAATCAGGTCCCCTTTTTCAGACCACGCCCGGTGCGTGGTCTTTTTTTTATTTGGGGTAGGGCGGCGTACGCTACCGGTTCGCAGGCCGCCGTACCCGAGAGCTCACGGCGCGTGACCTTATGCCGCTGGCAACGACGTTCACCCTTCGTTGCGGCGCTTCGCCGCCCCTTGATATAAGTCAAGGCGGCTATCCTGGCGAAGTGGGAAAAGGGTGGCCTGAATATGAGGTCCCATGTCATGAATCTTCACGTCGACAAGAACAGTCCGACAGACTCCGACGAGGTCGAGCGCCTCGAGGCCGAACCGGTGATGTCCGCCAAGCGGCGGGAACCGCTCTACAAGGCCCGCAAGAAGATCTTCCCGAAGCGGGCGGAGGGGCGATTCCGGCAGTTCAAGTGGCTCGTCATGCTCGTGACGCTCGGCATCTACTACCTGACGCCGTGGCTCAGATGGGACCGTGGTGAGTTTGCGCCCGACCAGGCGGTGCTGATCGACCTCGCTCACCGCCGCTTCTATTTCTTCTTCATCGAGATCTGGCCGCAGGAGTTCTTCTTCGTCGCCGGGCTTTTGGTGATGGCTGGCTTCGGCCTGTTCCTGCTGACCTCCGCGGTCGGTCGCGCCTGGTGCGGCTATACCTGTCCACAGACGGTCTGGGTCGATCTCTTCCTCGTCGTCGAGCGGGCGATCGAGGGTGATCGCAATGCGCGCATGAAACTGGAGACCGCGCCCTGGACCGTCGACAAGATCTGG
It includes:
- the hemN gene encoding oxygen-independent coproporphyrinogen III oxidase translates to MREGLLGKYSGAVPRYTSYPTAPHFHEGIGCDKYAQWLQNLGKGQDISLYIHIPYCDRLCWFCACHTKHTLKYDPITVYLEALYSEIARVGGLVDRDAKVSAVHFGGGSPTMLKPEDMIALMAALREHFAFRDDAEISVEMDPNDLDDARYDALAAIGMTRASLGVQDFNPDVQKAINRIQTFEHTKGVVEAVRARGVHSVNCDILYGLPYQTLETLEATVRDILSLAPDRIALFGYAHVPWMKKHQTMIPEEALPGVEMRFRQMNRAAEMLVEAGYEAIGIDHFARPGDKLAIASREGRLHRNFQGYTDDAADALIGLGASSIGQLPEGYVQNMPATGEYQKMAQAQGLTVVRGIELADDDRMRAKVIEDLMCRFSFSFADLRNRFPGIAESVIAEARQYVASNADGVCEIVADQFRITETGKPFTRSIAAVFDSYLSTGKGRHSIAV
- a CDS encoding acyl carrier protein — translated: MSATFDKVADIIAETSEIDRETITPESHTIDDLGIDSLDFLDIVFAIDKEFGIKIPLEQWTQEVNEGKVSTEEYFVLKNLCAKIDELRAAKG
- a CDS encoding 3-hydroxyacyl-ACP dehydratase FabZ family protein; the encoded protein is MLLEYFQMIDTVEAVSLRDGTLRARSVVPEKSPVFEGHFPGMPLVPGVLLIETMAQASGFLVLAVSGFSAMPFLMSVDGAKMRSFVEPGAVLDIEAKLEHDGSGFAVTKARIASGGKKICDAQLKLRTVPFSEVPLAEIVRNRAEEVGLMAALEADGAA
- a CDS encoding beta-ketoacyl-ACP synthase produces the protein MSKKPNDVVITGIGIVTCHGTGKEPHIALLSAPAAPAPAVETEKLKPYPIHCLPEIDWSTQIPKRGDQRQMENWQRLGVYAAGLALDDAGLKDNAELCGTMDLIVAAGGGERDVNVDTLIVNEALRRNDRDRLLVEKLTTELRPTLFLAQLSNLMAGNISIVHKVTGSSRTFMGEESAGISAIETAFARLRCGQSTHTLVGGAFIGERPDILLLVEGIHAHATGEWRPLWSRSEDAGGGMMLGSVGAFLVLESREHAEARGAHVYAVLDAVEGDRGGRDGDRFEARVERLLSGLGDATSDTVVFSGSSGLHDLARREKAVLDRRFPAAPVRGYGGSTGHGMEAQFPLGLALAALALDSHAKVPPFDPAHEGAMAMPARHAVVTTVGYVHGEGVALVSADA
- a CDS encoding beta-ketoacyl-ACP synthase; amino-acid sequence: MTDNRFKDHLGRPIVVVTGMGVITSLGQGLEDNWNALTAGKSGIHAIKRFPTEGMPTRIGGTVDFIEVPAANAVERSYAFARETTIEALGQAGLSGDFNGPLFLAAPPVEPEWSDRFALAERAPPPDHDGDVYERFLTAMRAKPDPVFLEAVQFGSISERLADRFGTRGLPVTLSTACASGATAIQLGVEAIRQGRTERALTVATDGSISVEAVIRFSLLSALSTQNDAPEKASKPFSKDRDGFVIAEGAATLVLESMESAVARGAKILGVMKGCGEKADHFHRTRSSPDGGPAIATMRAALADAGIGEADIDYVNAHGTSTPENDKMEYGAMLAVFGERLKQIPVSSNKSMIGHTLTAAGAVEAVFSFQTMLTGTIPPTINYVNPDPTMELDVVPNVKRTADVSAVLSNSFGFGGQNASLVMMREPA
- a CDS encoding zinc-binding dehydrogenase is translated as MRALQLVDDRKLEIVDLPEPEAPGPGEVTLRVKAVALNHIDVWGWRGMAFAKRKMPLTIGAEASGVVEAIGPGVGNILPDQLAAVYGARTCGLCKPCREGRDNLCEHVGGVHGFHLDGFAQEKINLPARLLVPAPPGVDAVGAALAPVTFGTVEHMLFDNAKLEPGETILVHAGGSGIGSAAIQLAKKIGCTVITTVGSDDKIEPAKALGADHVINYRTDRFEGVVRKLTKKKGVDVVFEHVGKDTWAGSMLCLKRGGRLVTCGSTSGVSTDMNLMMLFQQQLKLLGSFGCRMENMANAMQKMARGIVHPVIDTEVHLEDIDMALTRMETRQVFGKIILRMD
- a CDS encoding lipid A biosynthesis lauroyl acyltransferase produces the protein MKLFVTRIVLALRHFQQWLVAQLAFGFLTVLKILPADPAINFADWLMRKVGPRTRRHGLMLTNLRNAFPEKSEAEREEIAVASWGHMGRLAAEYVFLDQLFDFDPERQGEGRIEVSGIPLFLELRDHPRPFIVFTAHTANFELLPVAGAAFGLYVSVLFRPPNNPYIAEKVFDFRKKRMGKLVPSHAGSSFALARQLEAGGGVGVLVDQKFKKGVTTSFFGRPVKTNPLLAKLARQFDCDVYPARCIRLPGNRFRLEIEPKVDLPRTATGQLDVTATAQLLNDKVESWVREYPEQWLWYHDRWNIKQSLDLG
- a CDS encoding PAS domain-containing protein: MTTDYRYLYANPAHASTLKRRQIEIVGRHVAEFMPGSHFEDFTRTRLDRCFAGEMLSFNFSYRPWGRDGSACCTMTPFAGNDGRVVGAVVLIRRKQETCRKIAA
- a CDS encoding hemerythrin domain-containing protein, yielding MKAKTNGTGSETTPGSPVPSAALNDNQRTIAWLRRAHDEQLALCNELEAIADSLPSSVDRQKCLYAAKMLGPLVHDIHEYEEAVLFPWIESERGPQLRETIERLKFEHCEDECFAEELTDALLKLGMGDVVNMEAVGYMLRGFFEGMRRHIAFERDCLLTQLPPNATPQGRQ